In Musa acuminata AAA Group cultivar baxijiao chromosome BXJ2-8, Cavendish_Baxijiao_AAA, whole genome shotgun sequence, one genomic interval encodes:
- the LOC103995857 gene encoding uncharacterized protein LOC103995857 isoform X1 — MHAKTDSEVTSIAPSSPARPVYYVQSPSRDSHDGEKTATSFHSSPVLSPAHSPPHSHSSVGRHSRDSSSSRFSGSLKPGSRKILPNDGAGRGGRRKSDKAWKECAVIEEEGLLDGEADDKGIPRRCYVLGFVLAFFVLFSFFALILWGASRNQKPQIVMKSIKFENFIIQAGTDASLVPTDMSTLNSTVKFTYRNTGSFFGVHVTSTPLYLNYYQLTMANGDMKSFYQSRKSRRDVNVVVMGNKVPLYGGGPSLSSTGGKTAGPVNMTLSFTIRSRAYVLGKLVKPKFYNNVQCSVLMDQTKLNSPVSLKNSCQYN; from the exons ATGCACGCCAAGACCGACTCCGAGGTCACGAGCATCGCGCCCTCGTCGCCCGCCCGGCCGGTGTACTACGTACAGAGCCCGTCGCGTGACTCCCATGACGGCGAAAAGACGGCAACGTCGTTCCACTCCAGCCCCGTCCTCAGCCCGGCCCACTCCCCCCCGCACTCCCACTCGTCCGTCGGCCGCCACTCCAGGGACTCCTCCTCCAGCCGGTTCTCCGGGTCGCTGAAGCCCGGCTCCAGGAAGATCCTGCCGAATGACGGGGCCGGAAGGGGCGGCCGCCGCAAGAGCGACAAGGCGTGGAAGGAGTGCGCGGTGATCGAGGAGGAAGGGCTGCTCGACGGCGAGGCGGACGACAAGGGCATTCCTCGCAGGTGCTACGTCCTCGGATTCGTCCTCGCATTCTTCGTCCTCTTCTCTTTCTTCGCCTTGATTCTGTGGGGCGCCAGCCGGAACCAGAAGCCTCAAATCGTCATGAAG AGCATCAAATTTGAGAACTTCATCATCCAAGCCGGCACCGACGCGTCGCTCGTGCCGACGGACATGTCGACCCTGAACTCGACCGTCAAGTTCACGTACCGCAACACCGGGAGCTTCTTCGGCGTCCACGTGACCTCCACGCCATTATATCTCAACTACTACCAACTCACAATGGCCAACGGAGAC ATGAAAAGTTTCTACCAGTCAAGGAAGAGCCGCAGGGACGTCAACGTGGTGGTGATGGGCAACAAGGTGCCGCTCTACGGCGGAGGGCCGAGTCTCAGCAGCACCGGCGGCAAGACCGCGGGGCCCGTGAACATGACCCTGAGCTTCACGATTAGGTCACGCGCGTACGTGCTGGGGAAGCTGGTGAAGCCCAAGTTCTACAACAACGTCCAGTGCTCGGTCCTCATGGATCAGACCAAGCTCAACTCACCAGTCTCCCTCAAGAACTCTTGCCAGTACAACTGA
- the LOC135620147 gene encoding uncharacterized protein LOC135620147 isoform X2, with translation MGTTRRYAMVCSSNQNRSMEAHALLKRQGFDVSSYGTGAHVKLPGPSLREPNVYDFGTPYKFMHDELRRKDPDLYKRNGILPMLKRNLGVKNAPQRWQDNAADGCFDVVMTFEEKVFDTVIEDLNNREQKVIRSVLIINLEVKDNHEEAATGAKLALDLCQDIESADCWEDAIDDIVVAFERQQKRKLLYTISFY, from the exons ATGGGGACGACGCGGCGGTACGCGATGGTGTGCTCGTCGAACCAGAACCGGAGCATGGAGGCGCACGCGCTGCTGAAGCGCCAGGGCTTCGACGTTTCTTCCTACGGGACTGGGGCGCACGTCAAGCTCCCCGGCCCCTCGCTGCGGGAGCCCAACGTCTACGACTTCGGCACCCCCTACAAGTTCATGCACGATGAACTCCGCCGCAAAGACCCCGACTT GTACAAGCGAAATGGGATACTGCCGATGCTCAAGAGGAACCTCGGGGTCAAGAATGCGCCGCAGCGGTGGCAGGACAACGCGGCTGATGGCTGCTTCGACGTCGTTATGACCTTCGAGGAGAAGGTCTTCGATACCGTCATCGAAG ATCTTAATAATCGGGAACAGAAGGTGATAAGAAGTGTTCTGATAATCAACTTGGAAGTAAAAGATAACCATGAAGAAGCTGCCACTGGTGCCAAGCTCGCTTTAGATTTATGTCAAGAT ATTGAATCTGCAGACTGCTGGGAGGATGCAATCGATGACATTGTTGTTGCATTTGAGAGACAACAGAAGCGAAAACTACTCTACACCATCTCATTCTATTAG
- the LOC135618290 gene encoding uncharacterized protein LOC135618290 — protein MKKYGLRLRFPPAQKTSKPAPPRPPPPAFAFGGGDDEDDIEREISRQASKNKSLQKIEEQHKKAMEEDPSVFDYDGVYDEMKGKIARPKVQDRTERKSKYIETLVEKAKQREREHEIVYERKLLKERSKDDHLFADKEKFVTSAYKKKLAEQAKWLDEERLHQIREERDDVTKKSDLSDFYFGLGENVAFGAQSEDATKRKEQKPPGGTSAVPEHGPTEKNAQTDYTQDTEKDDTQAKTSSHTQNNSEQAAELTTSDVTVKDNDDGDKLAAVDQSTERYKRGDDALASARERFLTRKRARQQL, from the exons atgaagaagtacggactccgGCTTCGATTTCCGCCggcgcagaagacctcgaagccagctcctcctcgccctccccctcctgccttcgctttcggcggcggcgacgacgaggatgacatcgagagggaaatctcacggcaggcgtccaagaacaagtctctccagaag atcgaggagcagcacaaaaaggcaatggaagaggatccctcggtcttcgactacgacggagtttacgacgagatgaaggggaagattgcgcgccccaaggttcaggatcgaacggagagaaag TCAAAGTATATAGAAACACTTGTGGAGAAAGCAAAACAACGTGAGCGGGAACATGAAATTGTATATGAGAGGAAGCTGCTGAAAGAGAGGAGCAAGGATGATCACCTTTTTGCAGATAAGGAAAAGTTTGTAACCAGTGCCTACAAGAAAAAGCTAGCAGAACAAGCAAAATGGTTGGACGAAGAGAGGCTGCACCAAATTCGTGAAGAAAGAGATGAT GTAACCAAGAAGAGTGACTTGAGCGATTTTTACTTTGGGCTCGGTGAGAATGTAGCTTTTGGTGCTCAGTCAGAAGATGCCACAAAACGGAAGGAACAAAAGCCACCCGGAGGCACTTCAGCGGTACCTGAACATGGCCCTACTGAGAAGAATGCACAGACAGATTATACTCAGGATACAGAGAAAGATGATACTCAAGCCAAGACTTCTAGTCATACACAGAACAACTCTGAGCAAGCTGCAGAGTTAACAACATCAGATGTTACTGTAAAAGATAACGATGATGGTGATAAATTGGCAGCTGTGGATCAATCAACTGAACGTTACAAGAGAGGTGATGACGCATTGGCTTCAGCAAGAGAGCGTTTTCTAACTCGAAAGAGAGCAAGACAGCAGTTGTAA
- the LOC135620149 gene encoding abscisic stress-ripening protein 5-like, giving the protein MSEERHHHHLFHHRQEEEKPSEEVAYSETVYNPSGDDYTSGYTETAVAESASDEFERYEKEEKHHKHKEHLGEMGALAAGAFALYEKHEAKKDPDHAHKHKIEEEIAVAVGVGSGGYAFHEHHEKKDAKKEAEEASGQKHHHHHLF; this is encoded by the exons ATGTCCGAGGAGaggcaccaccaccacctcttccACCACCGccaggaggaggagaagcccTCCGAGGAGGTGGCCTACTCGGAGACCGTCTATAACCCCAGCGGCGATGACTACACCTCCGGCTACACGGAGACCGCCGTCGCCGAGTCCGCTTCAGATGAGTTCGAGAGGTACGAGAAGGAAGAGAAGCATCACAAGCACAAGGAGCACCTCGGCGAGATGGGCGCCCTCGCCGCCGGTGCCTTTGCCTTG TACGAGAAGCATGAGGCCAAGAAGGACCCTGACCACGCCCACAAGCACAAGATCGAGGAGGAGATCGCTGTAGCGGTGGGCGTCGGCAGCGGAGGGTATGCCTTCCATGAGCACCACGAGAAGAAGGATGCCAAGAAAGAGGCCGAGGAGGCGAGCGGACAGaagcatcaccaccaccacctcttttGA
- the LOC103995857 gene encoding uncharacterized protein LOC103995857 isoform X2: MHAKTDSEVTSIAPSSPARPVYYVQSPSRDSHDGEKTATSFHSSPVLSPAHSPPHSHSSVGRHSRDSSSSRFSGSLKPGSRKILPNDGAGRGGRRKSDKAWKECAVIEEEGLLDGEADDKGIPRRCYVLGFVLAFFVLFSFFALILWGASRNQKPQIVMKMKSFYQSRKSRRDVNVVVMGNKVPLYGGGPSLSSTGGKTAGPVNMTLSFTIRSRAYVLGKLVKPKFYNNVQCSVLMDQTKLNSPVSLKNSCQYN, from the exons ATGCACGCCAAGACCGACTCCGAGGTCACGAGCATCGCGCCCTCGTCGCCCGCCCGGCCGGTGTACTACGTACAGAGCCCGTCGCGTGACTCCCATGACGGCGAAAAGACGGCAACGTCGTTCCACTCCAGCCCCGTCCTCAGCCCGGCCCACTCCCCCCCGCACTCCCACTCGTCCGTCGGCCGCCACTCCAGGGACTCCTCCTCCAGCCGGTTCTCCGGGTCGCTGAAGCCCGGCTCCAGGAAGATCCTGCCGAATGACGGGGCCGGAAGGGGCGGCCGCCGCAAGAGCGACAAGGCGTGGAAGGAGTGCGCGGTGATCGAGGAGGAAGGGCTGCTCGACGGCGAGGCGGACGACAAGGGCATTCCTCGCAGGTGCTACGTCCTCGGATTCGTCCTCGCATTCTTCGTCCTCTTCTCTTTCTTCGCCTTGATTCTGTGGGGCGCCAGCCGGAACCAGAAGCCTCAAATCGTCATGAAG ATGAAAAGTTTCTACCAGTCAAGGAAGAGCCGCAGGGACGTCAACGTGGTGGTGATGGGCAACAAGGTGCCGCTCTACGGCGGAGGGCCGAGTCTCAGCAGCACCGGCGGCAAGACCGCGGGGCCCGTGAACATGACCCTGAGCTTCACGATTAGGTCACGCGCGTACGTGCTGGGGAAGCTGGTGAAGCCCAAGTTCTACAACAACGTCCAGTGCTCGGTCCTCATGGATCAGACCAAGCTCAACTCACCAGTCTCCCTCAAGAACTCTTGCCAGTACAACTGA
- the LOC103995856 gene encoding PI-PLC X domain-containing protein At5g67130-like, protein MQLLPLLLLLLLHSRLLPSSSAAQLGSICLSNGNCDAGLHCETCLANGNLRPRCTRIQPSDPKSKGNGLPFNRYAWLTTHNSFARLGQQSRTGTPVIAPENQQDSVTGQLNNGVRGLMLDLYDFENDIWLCHSFGGNCFNFTAFQPAIDVLKEIQLFLEANPSEVITIFIEDYVTSPKGLTKVFNASGLMKYWFPVERMPKNGGDWPLLGDMISRNERLLVFTSKAAKEASEGIAYEWRYVVENQYGDGGMEAGSCPNRAESLPMNAMSRSLVLMNHFPSNPDMATACKHNSAPLVSMLSTCHGSSANRWPNFIAVDFYKRSDGGGAPQATDIANGHLVCGCNSIAYCKVNASFGVCDDPAKPGAAATSASCRLSSPVLASQLQYLSLLAIVLVSMDL, encoded by the exons ATGCAG CTGCTGCCACTGCTTTTGCTGCTACTGCTCCATTCACGCCTTCTTCCTTCATCTTCTGCTGCTCAG CTCGGTTCGATCTGCTTGTCCAACGGGAACTGCGACGCCGGGCTGCATTGCGAGACATGTCTGGCCAACGGCAACCTCCGGCCCAGGTGTACACGAATCCAGCCCTCTGATCCCAAATCGAAG GGAAATGGGCTGCCGTTCAATAGATACGCGTGGCTGACGACTCACAACTCGTTCGCGCGACTCGGCCAGCAATCGCGCACCGGAACGCCCGTCATTGCCCCGGAGAACCAGCAGGACTCGGTCACCGGCCAGCTCAAC AACGGTGTTAGGGGCTTAATGCTGGATTTGTATGACTTTGAGAACGACATCTGGTTGTGCCATTCCTTCGGTGGCAACTGTTTCAACTTCACTGCCTTT CAACCTGCTATCGATGTGCTCAAGGAAATCCAGCTATTTCTCGAAGCAAACCCTTCAGAAGTCATAACAATCTTTATCGAAGACTATGTCACATCCCCTAAGGGTCTCACAAAGGTCTTCAATGCTTCCGGACTGATGAAATATTGGTTCCCTGTTGAAAGAATGCCCAAGAATGGAGGAGACTGGCCACTGCTCGGTGACATGATAAGCAGGAACGAACGCCTGCTGGTGTTCACTTCTAAAGCTGCCAAAGAGGCCTCTGAAGGCATTGCGTACGAGTGGAGATACGTTGTGGAAAACCAAT ACGGAGATGGTGGAATGGAAGCAGGTTCTTGCCCGAACCGAGCCGAGTCATTGCCCATGAACGCGATGTCGAGATCTCTGGTTTTGATGAACCATTTCCCTTCCAATCCAGACATGGCAACAGCGTGCAAGCACAATTCTGCTCCTCTTGTGAGCATGCTGAGTACATGCCACGGTTCGTCGGCTAATCGCTGGCCTAACTTTATTGCTGTAGACTTCTATAAG AGGAGTGATGGAGGTGGAGCCCCTCAAGCTACAGATATAGCAAATGGGCACCTGGTTTGCGGATGCAACAGTATAGCCTACTGCAAA GTTAATGCTTCATTCGGGGTATGTGATGATCCAGCGAAGCCCGGGGCTGCAGCAACCTCAGCTTCCTGCAGATTAAGCTCTCCAGTTCTTGCAAGTCAGCTCCAGTATTTATCGTTGCTAGCGATCGTGTTGGTCTCCATGGACCTGTGA
- the LOC135620146 gene encoding uncharacterized protein LOC135620146 produces MGETTRNQAPCAMAETGEARRKLKRSNRSKKQEQRRAKKSPAWRALRNLFSCKDQRDARGRKKGKKRDSTSETSQEATTAAAVNPCNTSSRSLRSPCKDVSGDISTSFASYSSASIVASATASSSSSSSSSVGGSLTGMHLRRLSGCYECHVMVDPINGPSRDPSMRVSICSCPHCGEIFVRPESLELHQAVRHAVSELGPEDTSRNIIEIIFQSSWLKNQTPVCKIDRILKVHNTPKAITRFEDYRDSIKTKADNKLAKKHPRCVADGNELLRFHCTTLACSLGFNGSTNLCQSMERCNVCSIIRDGFKLDEAGKVQTMATSGRAHDMARVSSSDEEKRAMLVCRVIAGRVKKKSQDAVDEFDSVAGSAGTYSNIDELFVFSPKAILPCFVVIYTGF; encoded by the exons ATGGGAGAAACCACAAGAAACCAAGCCCCTTGTGCGATGGCAGAGACAGGTGAAGCCAGGAGGAAGCTCAAGAGAAGCAACAGAAGCAAGAAGCAAGAACAGAGGAGAGCCAAGAAGTCACCTGCTTGGAGAGCCCTGAGAAACTTATTCTCGTGTAAGGATCAGAGAGATGCACGAGGGAGGAAGAAAGGCAAGAAGAGGGACAGCACGAGTGAGACGAGTCAGGAAGCAACCACAGCCGCTGCAGTGAATCCTTGTAATACTTCTAGCAGATCCCTGAGATCTCCTTGCAAGGATGTCAGTGGGGATATATCCACTTCCTTCGCTTCTTATTCATCCGCCTCTATCGTTGCCTCTGCTACTgcgtcttcttcatcatcatcctcttcttctgTCGGAGGATCTCTTACTGGAATGCACCTGAGGAGGCTTTCTGGGTGCTACGAGTGTCATGTGATGGTTGATCCCATTAATGGACCATCCAGGGATCCTTCCATGAGGGTTTCAATCTGTTCTTGCCCGCACTGCGGGGAGATATTTGTGAGGCCTGAGTCTTTGGAGCTTCACCAGGCGGTCAGACATGCAG TATCAGAATTGGGTCCTGAAGACACCAGCAGAAACATCATCGAGATCATTTTCCAGTCAAGCTGGCTCAAGAATCAAACTCCAGTTTGCAAGATAGACAGGATCCTGAAGGTCCACAACACCCCGAAGGCCATCACAAGGTTCGAAGACTACAGAGACTCCATCAAGACCAAAGCCGACAACAAGCTCGCCAAAAAGCATCCGAGGTGCGTCGCCGATGGGAACGAGCTCCTGAGGTTCCACTGCACCACCCTCGCGTGTTCCCTCGGCTTCAACGGCTCCACCAATCTGTGTCAGTCGATGGAACGCTGCAACGTGTGCAGCATCATCCGAGACGGGTTCAAGCTCGATGAGGCCGGGAAGGTCCAAACCATGGCGACCAGCGGGAGGGCGCATGACATGGCTCGCGTAAGCTCGTCGGACGAGGAGAAGAGAGCGATGCTGGTTTGCAGGGTGATCGCGGGGCGGGTGAAGAAGAAGAGTCAAGATGCCGTCGATGAGTTCGACTCGGTTGCGGGTTCTGCAGGAACGTACTCCAACA
- the LOC135620147 gene encoding uncharacterized protein LOC135620147 isoform X1 gives MGTTRRYAMVCSSNQNRSMEAHALLKRQGFDVSSYGTGAHVKLPGPSLREPNVYDFGTPYKFMHDELRRKDPDLYKRNGILPMLKRNLGVKNAPQRWQDNAADGCFDVVMTFEEKVFDTVIEDLNNREQKVIRSVLIINLEVKDNHEEAATGAKLALDLCQDMEICNIIKLIRDIWWCRLNLQTAGRMQSMTLLLHLRDNRSENYSTPSHSIRCVVGLLNLLKVY, from the exons ATGGGGACGACGCGGCGGTACGCGATGGTGTGCTCGTCGAACCAGAACCGGAGCATGGAGGCGCACGCGCTGCTGAAGCGCCAGGGCTTCGACGTTTCTTCCTACGGGACTGGGGCGCACGTCAAGCTCCCCGGCCCCTCGCTGCGGGAGCCCAACGTCTACGACTTCGGCACCCCCTACAAGTTCATGCACGATGAACTCCGCCGCAAAGACCCCGACTT GTACAAGCGAAATGGGATACTGCCGATGCTCAAGAGGAACCTCGGGGTCAAGAATGCGCCGCAGCGGTGGCAGGACAACGCGGCTGATGGCTGCTTCGACGTCGTTATGACCTTCGAGGAGAAGGTCTTCGATACCGTCATCGAAG ATCTTAATAATCGGGAACAGAAGGTGATAAGAAGTGTTCTGATAATCAACTTGGAAGTAAAAGATAACCATGAAGAAGCTGCCACTGGTGCCAAGCTCGCTTTAGATTTATGTCAAGAT ATGGAGATTTGCAATATCATTAAGCTAATAAGAGATATATGGTGGTGCAGATTGAATCTGCAGACTGCTGGGAGGATGCAATCGATGACATTGTTGTTGCATTTGAGAGACAACAGAAGCGAAAACTACTCTACACCATCTCATTCTATTAGATGTGTAGTGGGTCTATTAAACCTTCTGAAAGTGTATTAG